DNA from Fusarium musae strain F31 chromosome 7, whole genome shotgun sequence:
TGCAAAATGCATTGCCTCTATTCCTTGGCGTGTtggttcttcctcatcttcgtctcCAACGGGGCTGCTGAGGAACTGCAACAAGATTCTACAGGCATCTTGGACTTTGGTCTAGTCTTTCCACGCAATGAGTCGACCTTCGTTCCCTCTTTGATGACGCCTTTTGTTTTCTCATTCCGAAACCCCGAACTTTTTCCTACTCTTCAACCTTATGCTATCTATGAGATCTACAATTACAGTAATACTAGCCAATTTATGTTTGATGGCAGACTCGACAcaatcaatctcaatctctcgGCCAACCATGATCCTCACCTCGAAGTCCGTTACCATCGGTACTTGGATCTCGAAGGCAAATGGCTTATGATGCTCACTACTGGCGTTCTCAATTGTGTCGAGGATCGCTATCACTACTACAACGATTCACACTATATTGACGCCAACTataccaagaccaacatTACCTTCACTACAAAGGGCCCTTCAGGACAGGTCGACCTCGCTGCTGAGACAAGCGACAAGAATTGTTCATCCCCAGTCGGACTCGCCATCGATGTCCAAAACACGATCAAGGTCCCGGAGGGTGATGTCCGTGCCGACGAGATGGTAGCAGGGATCTGCGCAGTCGAGCCTCTGGTAACTCGGACAGACAAGTGTGTCGCCGTGACGCCTGCGGCTGCATCAAGCATCGTCGCCGAAATGACTTGGCGGGTGTGCGGCAGCATCGCCAACAGGTCGGAGATCCCGGAAAGTTGGGGTTGCAAACCACTGGATTGGAAAGATGATAGTATAGGAGTGCGAATTGCTTCTGGAGGGACCACCTTGGTAGCATTCTTACTGGGAGCTCTAGCCTATATCTTGTAATACGACTCTAGCTCATACCTCGCATACTAGTTAGAATAATCCGATAAAGTCTGTCTGCTCTCTAATAAACTACAAAGTAGAACACGGTTATTCAACCAACGATGGCTCATTCTGTAACCGTAAATCCGTACTTGGCACGTTTAAGTTGATCAACAGACCTCAGACCCTTCACACGACTCAGGGCCAGACCAACCCCTGATCTGATCATTTCTTGCCAAGTCTTCACCAACCTCGTACATCAGCCTAAGCTTGGTCCATGTAGACTTTGCCAAAATCTCGCTTTGTCAAATAGACTACAACGTGGAGACAACATGCTATTTTCGCTCGCCACGGGGCCCCATGTATTCTCCCCCCACAGTAGCCCTGAGGGTCTAAGGGTCTTTTGTATATCACGCTGTATCATGTCTCAACCAACGACCAACACTCCAAACTAGCACTTCGAACCAACAATTCGGCCGCCAGCCAAGCCGGAGAACGCGGCCGTATCTTGCAATGGCCGTGGTTATGGAGAGCCATATGGACCTGACAACATTTTGTAACGTAACAAAGGAGAGGGATTAATCTCTTGTGCCGTGCGGCTGTAACACATCATGCATAGGGCGAGGCTGTGATGTATTTCGATAACCCGAGGCAGAACTAGGTCTGTCAGGTCATGCAAGCGAAAGGGATTTTCTCTTTCGATAGATAAGATCCTGGGGACTTTTAGCTCTTCAAGGGAGATAATTTGTATAAAAGGTATCTTGCCAACGGCTACGAATATTTCATCACCGCAAACTACAGGCATTTCGCCATAGTCATTCTTTACAAACCgactcattcattcattacCATTCGTTCTTTTTcatattttcttttacttgTTCTTTACTCTTTCCACACTGAGCTGCATTAGCCATGTTGATATCAACGTGGCGTGTGGCCGCGCTCCTCTTGTCGTTTGTCAACCTTGCCTCTGGTTTGGGAGCAAACAAATGGGGAGCTAGCCCTTACCAGCTGAACCACGATGATTGCCCGGAGCGGTGCAGCATATCTGGTCCTGAGCCAGGCAACTGGTCCGTTTACCAGGATCTCACGCAGCTCAGGAAGTGTCAAGAGACCATGTTCTTTGCCTTCTCCCTCTTTGATCCAATCGATGAACATTCTACTCATCGCATTCATGCCTGTACATCATTCGGCCCAGACTTTTCACGTCTCCCCAACGCCACCACCATCCAAGCCGCTGCTTCTTCGCCTGTCCATGTCAATTATGAGATTGGTTGGCACGTGGACGGGTTTGAACTGGCTGCCGCTGGAATCCGTTCCATCACCAGGCAAGCTCGCCACTACCTGACTCATGGACATGGCACTACAAATGGGCCTGCTATCATGTTTGCTCAGTCTGGACAAGCCACTCTTGGTCTATACGTTGGCGACAGCCTCGGAAGTCAAGTTATTGGCTCTTCTGCGCTCCAAATGTTGGAGAACAACCTCGACAGCTTGAATGTCACAGGATCCAATCTGGCTATGCAACTATGCGTTCCAGGTGCTGGCAGCGCTCATTCATTTGGTCTCATGGTGACAAGTAACGGAACCTTTGCTTCCATACAAAACGCCGTTCAGTCGTGGGCCAACGGAACCTGCCTGTCCTTCCCGGAATCTACAAACATGACCGGCCAGGTTGTGTACACCAAACCGCTAGATGTCCTGACCGACGTCAAGAACTCTACCAGGCCAGCAAAGCCCATGTCTACAAGCAGTGAGCATGGCCGACGCCACCAACATCTCCATATTCGTGCTGAGTGCACCACGACCCGGGTCGAATCTGGGGACAGTTGCGCGAAACTGGCACAAAGATGCGGCATCTCAGCCAGTGACTTCACCAAGTATAATCCAGGATCCAATTTCTGTGCTCAGCTGGTGCCTAAGCAACACGTTTGCTGCTCAAAGGGCGATCTTCCTGATCTCCGACCTACCAAGAACAAAGACGGGTCTTGCCATGCCTACAAGGTTGACAAGGGGGACAACTGTGCTAGCATCGCCGTCGAGAATGGtctcaaggctgaagatcttgagaagttcaacaagaagacatGGGGTTGGGCTGGATGCAAGAGGCTCTTCTACCAGACTGTCATGTGTTTGAGTGAGGGAACTCCCCCGTTCCCTGACGAGATCGCCAATGCAAACTGTGGTCCGCAAAAGCCAGGAACCAAGAAGACTGGGGATACCACCGATATCTCTGATCTCAACCCTTGCCCTCTCAATGCCTGTTGCAATATCTGGGGCCAGTGCGGAATCACCAAGGAGTTCTGCACTGATACCAATACTGGCGCCCCCGGAACTGCCAAGGAGGGCACCAACGGCTGCATCTCCAACTGTGGTACCAAGATTGTCAACAGTGGCGGTGGTGGCACAATCAAAATTGGTTACTTCCAAGGTTACGGTATGGGCCGGCCTTGCCTCTACCAAGATGCCTCCCAGATTGACACGTCAAAGTACACTCACTTGCACTTTGCGTTCGGCACTCTTACTAAGGATTTTGACGTTGAGGTCGGCGACAAGCTCTCTCAGTATCAATTCAAAACCTTTGCGGATTTAACTGGCGTCAAAAGGATCCTTTCATTTGGTGGCTGGGACTTTTCAGCCCTCCCTGCCACTTATTTCATCTTTCGAGAGGGTGTGAAACCCGCCAATCGACTCAAAATGGCCAAAAAGATCGCCGAGTTCATTGTTAAGCATGACCTTGACGGTGTCGATATTGACTGGGAGTACCCTGGAGCGCCTGATATTCCTGGCATTCCACcagctgagaaggatgaaggaACAAACTACCTTGCCTTCCTCGTtgtcttgaagaacttgttAAAGGGCAAGTCG
Protein-coding regions in this window:
- a CDS encoding hypothetical protein (EggNog:ENOG41~CAZy:GH18), which translates into the protein MLISTWRVAALLLSFVNLASGLGANKWGASPYQLNHDDCPERCSISGPEPGNWSVYQDLTQLRKCQETMFFAFSLFDPIDEHSTHRIHACTSFGPDFSRLPNATTIQAAASSPVHVNYEIGWHVDGFELAAAGIRSITRQARHYLTHGHGTTNGPAIMFAQSGQATLGLYVGDSLGSQVIGSSALQMLENNLDSLNVTGSNLAMQLCVPGAGSAHSFGLMVTSNGTFASIQNAVQSWANGTCLSFPESTNMTGQVVYTKPLDVLTDVKNSTRPAKPMSTSSEHGRRHQHLHIRAECTTTRVESGDSCAKLAQRCGISASDFTKYNPGSNFCAQLVPKQHVCCSKGDLPDLRPTKNKDGSCHAYKVDKGDNCASIAVENGLKAEDLEKFNKKTWGWAGCKRLFYQTVMCLSEGTPPFPDEIANANCGPQKPGTKKTGDTTDISDLNPCPLNACCNIWGQCGITKEFCTDTNTGAPGTAKEGTNGCISNCGTKIVNSGGGGTIKIGYFQGYGMGRPCLYQDASQIDTSKYTHLHFAFGTLTKDFDVEVGDKLSQYQFKTFADLTGVKRILSFGGWDFSALPATYFIFREGVKPANRLKMAKKIAEFIVKHDLDGVDIDWEYPGAPDIPGIPPAEKDEGTNYLAFLVVLKNLLKGKSVSIAAPSSYWYLKQYPIKDIGKVVDYIVYMTYDLHGQWDTENSHSQEGCAFGNCLRSQVNLTETQYSLAMITKAGVPSNKVIVGVTSYGRSFKMAKAGCYGPDCFYTGSKIHSDAKEGKCTGQAGYIADAEIQEILKDKSRVVKHFVDSTSHSDILVYDDTEWVSYMSPSTKKARESVYKAFGMGGTTDWAVDLQEYHDVPRPSKSWAIFKEDAARGYDPKLDNERTGNWTDLDCGSDVMQHLKGKTAPEAWRESGANDAWKDLMKSWKDLDQQRRYTLSQSITTNLRITIRPNCHLLKDHSCNDLIECTENMNREFSGPAAVFIWNSLVKIHQMYSDYYDAVTEAATFISFDLANFGNKFAPIPEAEDNTWLFVMIDLLTWGTSSIAAPFFNSHLKNLPYFKGNPATHDNVKDTTMTFIGQSTTLVKDIRSGVSAE
- a CDS encoding hypothetical protein (EggNog:ENOG41), coding for MHCLYSLACWFFLIFVSNGAAEELQQDSTGILDFGLVFPRNESTFVPSLMTPFVFSFRNPELFPTLQPYAIYEIYNYSNTSQFMFDGRLDTINLNLSANHDPHLEVRYHRYLDLEGKWLMMLTTGVLNCVEDRYHYYNDSHYIDANYTKTNITFTTKGPSGQVDLAAETSDKNCSSPVGLAIDVQNTIKVPEGDVRADEMVAGICAVEPLVTRTDKCVAVTPAAASSIVAEMTWRVGDPGKLGLQTTGLER